From the Triticum urartu cultivar G1812 chromosome 4, Tu2.1, whole genome shotgun sequence genome, the window GGAGGGTGACAGGGTTCAATCTCCTTGGCTAAACAATAAGCATCAGTTAGTGAGGTTGGTCTTAAAACTCTCAGCTGGTACTTAATTCCCTCTCTCAGCCCATTAACATAGCATCTcacaaaccacagttcagataaTGTAGGATTATCTTCTTGAAGTTCAGCCATTAAATCCTCCTCAAATGATTTGGTGTACTCTAACACAGTGTTGCTGCCTTGTTTCAGAGAAGTGAACTGCTCAATGAGGTCATGGGAGCCTTGGGGAAAAAATCTCTTGATAATTTCTTTCCCAAATTCCTGCCATGACAACTGTTTCTTGAGTAGGCCAGATCTCCTGAGCCACACATCAGCATCCCCTGTCATATACATTTGTGAAAGTGAAACCTTATACTCCTCAGTTGCTCCTGCCATTTGGAAGTATTTGTTGCACTGTCTAATCCACCCTACATGGTCTTCACCAGAGAATCTAGGAAAATCCATCCCAGGGCCTTTTGTTACTGCTTTCATAAATTGTGCTTGCATATCTTGCTCATAGGTCCTGAAGTAACCTTGCCACAATTGCATGTCTCTAGTTGGCTGCTGGTACTGCTGAAATGCAGGTGTGTGTCCTCCTCTTCTTTGAGTGACTGGGGTACCCATTGCACTTGTTGTTTCTAAATTATGTTGAACTGCATACCCAGGAGGTACTGTAGTTCTACCAGTTCTGATTGGAGGTAATCTCTGCATGTGCAACTCTTCCAGTTGTCTGGTTTTCTCTTTCTCAGCTTCTAGTTGCTGCCTCAATTGTTCAGTTTTGCTAGGTGGTCTTTCCTGCTGTTGCTGTAGCAGTGTAGGTGATCTCACAATATTTTCCACTCCAGGTTGTTTCTCAGTCATTGTTCCTGAACCAGATGGAGCCACCCGTTTTTGTAAGACTGAACTCATAGTGGATAACCGCTTTCCCAGATCTAACACAGCTTTTTCAATCCCTCCAACTTGCAGAGCAATCTCTCCTTGTTTGAAACTGATAGACTAGACATCTTCCTGTAACTTGGACACTTCATTGCGCATGGATGCACTGTCCTGCTGCAAAGTGCCAAAATCATCCCGCAGAGATAACACCTCCTGCAAATCGGCCTCATCGATTGCCTTAGCGCGTCCCATCTCCTTGAGCCAGAGAAGAGAAGGGGAATTTTACCACCGCAGATGCGGCAACCAGCCTCTCCAATCCAGATCCTGCCGCCGCCAAAGCTCCACGCCACCAAGGTACACGGATCAGCGAAGGACGTGGGATTTTACCTTGCTGGAGGGGATCCAGCACAACCACTCCGCGCTACTGATCTGTACCCGAACGGTCACCGCCTCCTGCGCCGCCTTGGATCCGCCGCTGCCTGACGCGTCAGTGAAGGCACGCCCTCACCTCGCGCCTCAATCGCCGCCAATCACCATCATCACGACATCAGGGAGGGAATTGGGTGGGTGTTCTAACCTCTCGTGGAAAATTTTGATCCGATCGAAAGCTACCGATGAACCAATGCTCTGATTACCAATTTGTCAGATCCTGGCTATTCTACAGATGCAGAGGAGAAGATTGTATGGATGAATTTTGAGAATTGTCAAGGAAAGAGGCCCCGATCGGGGAGATGTATTGCCATCGACGAAGCCATATAAGTTTAGGGTTCATCCCTTAGGAGAATTCAGGAATATTCGATACCCAACTCAGCCACAACCCGATTGTTAAGTAGGTGAACGCCTCGCGGTAACAACAGGAACTTGAACAGTGATTCTAACGGAAAAATATATCTAACGGTGGGCGACGAAAGTAACTTGAGGAGTTCCTTGGACTATTGAATGAGCTGAACCGCTAAGTGTCGAAATGACACAGTTAACTGAAGAATCATCTTCAAATATGCTGCTACCTGACATAGTCACACTTTTAAAAATAAGGATCAGTGCATTTTTcccgaaaaaaagaaaaaggatcAGCGCAAATCAAATGCAGAGTCCAGAAGCTGCTGGTGTCTTCTCCACAAGACCACGATACGGGACCAACCCAATTCCGGCCCAACCGACGAACACAGTCCAGTGACCTCGGGTCTTCACGGGAAGACGAGAGAAATCTCCAGAAGCGTGCTTTCTCCTTCTCCGCCGTATCATCCCTAGCTCTCTACTATAAATTCTCCCCCGTGCCGCTCGACAGGATATACTCCCAGAAAGAGCACCGATCAAAGAGCTCCCAGAAATCAATCGATCACCCTTCCGCTTCCAACACCAGCCAAATCGTCGATTCCTTCCACCAGCATCTCGAATCCCCACCGATACGACCGACAATGTCGCTGATCCGTCGCAGCAACGTGTTCGACCCCTTCTCCCTCGACTTCTTCGACCCCTTCGACGGCTTCCCTTTCGGCTCCGGCAGCAACAGCAGCGGCAGCCTCGTCCCGCGCACCTCCTCGGACACGGCGGCCTTCGCGGGCGCGCGCATCGACTGGAAGGAGACGCCCGAGGCGCACGTGTTCAAGGCGGACGTGCCGGGACTGAAGAAGGAGGAGGTGaaggtggaggtggaggacggcAACATCCTCCAGATCAGCGGCGAGCGGAACAAGGAGCAGGAGGAGAAGACCGACACCTGGCACCGCGTGGAGCGCAGCAGCGGCAAGTTCCTGCGCAGGTTCCGGCTCCC encodes:
- the LOC125552186 gene encoding 17.9 kDa class I heat shock protein — protein: MSLIRRSNVFDPFSLDFFDPFDGFPFGSGSNSSGSLVPRTSSDTAAFAGARIDWKETPEAHVFKADVPGLKKEEVKVEVEDGNILQISGERNKEQEEKTDTWHRVERSSGKFLRRFRLPENAKAEQVKASMENGVLTVTVPKEEAKKPEVKSIQISG